In the genome of Gloeotrichia echinulata CP02, one region contains:
- a CDS encoding DUF2382 domain-containing protein, producing the protein MEKISENSATPEANHQITNDSVEIARLEKVGDEKIIRLLEERLVVNRNPQKIFDVIVRKKIETRMVQVPVRREKLIVEQVSPEHKQLAEIDLSEGEFSSVDLISDEIYEFANLDGSLTVSGLFRSPKIASLFLNAISLERNHGCQQVRVSIVVENEAEQKKYQEWFDRCSKGQEPKPEKSEK; encoded by the coding sequence GTGGAAAAAATCTCAGAAAATTCTGCTACGCCCGAAGCTAATCATCAAATTACAAATGACTCTGTAGAAATAGCCAGATTAGAAAAAGTTGGGGACGAAAAAATTATTCGGTTACTAGAAGAGCGATTAGTTGTTAACAGGAATCCGCAAAAAATATTTGATGTCATTGTTCGCAAAAAAATCGAAACTCGGATGGTACAAGTTCCTGTTCGGCGAGAGAAACTAATCGTCGAACAAGTCAGCCCAGAACACAAACAACTAGCAGAAATTGATTTAAGTGAAGGAGAATTTTCCAGTGTTGATTTAATTAGCGATGAAATATATGAATTTGCCAATTTGGATGGTAGCTTAACGGTGAGTGGGTTGTTTCGCTCACCCAAAATTGCTAGTTTATTTTTGAATGCGATTTCCCTCGAAAGAAATCACGGCTGTCAGCAGGTGCGCGTGTCAATTGTTGTCGAAAATGAAGCCGAGCAAAAAAAATATCAGGAATGGTTTGACCGTTGTTCTAAAGGTCAAGAACCAAAGCCTGAAAAATCAGAAAAATAA
- a CDS encoding DUF2382 domain-containing protein: MVLQKLADFDPNYRDAIQGKDIKGLGVYTESTNEKIGTVSDVLVDEEGHFRYLVVDLGFWIFGKKVLLPIGRSRIDYNSNRVYAIGMTRLQAEDLPEFSERQSLDYDYEEKVRGVYRNPNYSQQTIETSTPVEASAPLGTSYQPTTTPAYSRDTYTYQQEPSLYALNEQDHQTFRLYEERLIASKIRHKTGEVSVGKHVETDTARLAVPVEKERVVIERVTPTNAGATVPPGEASFLEGEVARVEVHEETPDIRKEAFVREEIRVKKVVEQETAEAQETVRREELDVNPHGFPVEER; the protein is encoded by the coding sequence ATGGTACTTCAGAAATTAGCAGATTTTGACCCCAACTACCGAGATGCTATTCAAGGTAAGGATATTAAGGGTCTGGGAGTCTATACAGAAAGCACGAATGAAAAAATTGGTACAGTTAGTGATGTTTTAGTTGATGAAGAAGGGCATTTTCGCTATTTAGTTGTTGACTTGGGCTTCTGGATTTTTGGTAAAAAAGTATTATTGCCAATTGGTCGTTCCCGCATTGATTATAATAGCAATCGCGTTTATGCCATTGGTATGACTAGACTGCAAGCCGAGGATTTACCTGAGTTTAGTGAACGTCAAAGCCTTGATTACGATTATGAAGAGAAGGTGCGCGGGGTATATCGCAATCCAAATTACTCTCAACAGACAATAGAAACATCAACACCTGTGGAAGCATCAGCCCCTTTGGGTACAAGTTATCAGCCGACAACTACACCCGCTTACAGCCGTGATACCTACACTTATCAACAAGAACCTTCTTTATATGCACTCAATGAACAGGATCATCAAACTTTTAGATTGTATGAAGAACGCTTGATAGCAAGTAAAATTCGCCATAAAACTGGAGAAGTATCAGTTGGTAAGCACGTTGAAACCGATACTGCAAGGCTAGCAGTACCTGTGGAAAAAGAGCGTGTGGTGATTGAGCGTGTAACGCCAACAAATGCAGGTGCTACAGTTCCTCCTGGTGAAGCTAGTTTCCTTGAAGGCGAAGTTGCTCGTGTGGAAGTCCACGAAGAAACTCCTGATATTCGCAAAGAAGCTTTTGTGCGGGAAGAAATCAGGGTGAAAAAAGTTGTGGAGCAAGAGACAGCTGAGGCTCAAGAAACTGTGCGTCGAGAAGAGTTAGATGTGAATCCTCATGGGTTCCCGGTTGAGGAACGCTAA